Proteins from one Triticum aestivum cultivar Chinese Spring chromosome 7A, IWGSC CS RefSeq v2.1, whole genome shotgun sequence genomic window:
- the LOC123148083 gene encoding extensin, whose protein sequence is MALAPGWSPSLRSLVWLMSHRNPHLSSFSSTAAAAAIQPAAPGTAIPAVRAVQPPAAPDSSCSRSVAPEQKVLHPLPSSTPKIPIHKPSRRPTSKHPKNMIHPSREPQLVTNTPQMRSLESPTHLIPGGSCSALQSLTDKRLPAKRGDYKDPKSPRFSSSSHFPDQPTPEPIGESLTPTLQDPPHSVPGESCSTLQPVTCKPSLKADPDHEAGGENSDVQVPRIPKISPIPKDSTFHDPPHPPADP, encoded by the exons ATGGCACTTGCTCCGGGCTGGTCTCCGTCTCTGCGCTCCCTGGTGTGGCTCATGTCGCACAGAAATCCACATCTGAGCTCTTTCTCCTctaccgccgccgcggccgccataCAGCCGGCGGCTCCAGGAACTGCCATTCCAGCTGTTCGTGCCGTTCAGCCTCCAGCCGCTCCAG ATTCGAGTTGTAGCCGGTCCGTTGCCCCGGAGCAAAAGGTTCTTCACCCACTTCCATCCAGCACACCTAAAATTCCAATCCACAAGCCTTCTCGTCGTCCCACCAGCAAACATCCTAAGAACATGATTCATCCTAGTAGAGAACCTCAACTTGTAACCAACACGCCGCAGATGCGCAGCCTCGAAAGCCCCACGCACCTGATTCCTGGTGGTTCATGCAGCGCACTTCAGTCTCTGACCGACAAGCGTTTGCCGGCAAAACGTGGTGATTACAAAGATCCCAAAAGCCCCAGGTTTAGCTCTTCCAGCCACTTCCCTGACCAGCCGACTCCTGAACCTATCGGCGAGTCTTTGACGCCCACCCTGCAAGATCCTCCACACTCGGTCCCTGGTGAATCGTGCAGCACACTTCAACCTGTAACCTGCAAGCCTTCGCTGAAAGCAGATCCCGATCACGAAGCCGGCGGCGAAAATTCTGATGTTCAAGTTCCCAGAATTCCAAAGATTAGCCCTATCCCCAAGGATAGCACTTTCCATGATCCGCCACACCCACCTGCTGACCCATAG